A window from Cydia pomonella isolate Wapato2018A chromosome 8, ilCydPomo1, whole genome shotgun sequence encodes these proteins:
- the LOC133520332 gene encoding otolin-1-like encodes MNVRRDSGQMNVRRDSGQSGQMNVRRDSGQMNVRRDSGQMNVRRDSGQSGQMNVRRDSGQMNVRRDSGQMNVRRDSGQMNVRRDSGQSGQMNVRRDSGQMNVRRDSGQMNVRRDSGQMNVRRDSGQMNVRRDSGQSGQMNVRRDSGQMNVRRDSGQSGQMNVRRDSGQMNVRRDSGQMNVRRDSGQSGQMNVRRDSGQMNVRRDSGQMNVRRDSGPQISCF; translated from the coding sequence ATGAATGTGCGTCGGGACTCGGGACAGATGAATGTGCGTCGGGACTCGGGACAGTCGGGACAGATGAATGTGCGTCGGGACTCGGGACAGATGAATGTGCGTCGGGACTCGGGACAGATGAATGTGCGTCGGGACTCGGGACAGTCGGGACAGATGAATGTGCGTCGGGACTCGGGACAGATGAATGTGCGTCGGGACTCGGGACAGATGAATGTGCGTCGGGACTCGGGACAGATGAATGTGCGTCGGGACTCGGGACAGTCGGGACAGATGAATGTGCGTCGGGACTCGGGACAGATGAATGTGCGTCGGGACTCGGGACAGATGAATGTGCGTCGGGACTCGGGACAGATGAATGTGCGTCGGGACTCGGGACAGATGAATGTGCGTCGGGACTCGGGACAGTCGGGACAGATGAATGTGCGTCGGGACTCGGGACAGATGAATGTGCGTCGGGACTCGGGACAGTCGGGACAGATGAATGTGCGTCGGGACTCGGGACAGATGAATGTGCGTCGGGACTCGGGACAGATGAATGTGCGTCGGGACTCGGGACAGTCGGGACAGATGAATGTGCGTCGGGACTCGGGACAGATGAATGTGCGTCGGGACTCGGGACAGATGAATGTGCGTCGGGACTCGGGACCacagatatcatgtttttga